In Lycium ferocissimum isolate CSIRO_LF1 chromosome 3, AGI_CSIRO_Lferr_CH_V1, whole genome shotgun sequence, the genomic window ACTGATGTGAGACATCATTTCCTAAGCGATAATGTGGAAAAGGGATTGATCTGCACGAAGTTCTACAACACAGAAGATCAGATTACAAATATCTTCACAAAGGCACTGAGCAGAGAGCATTTTGAAAGGAATCGCTTTTGAGTTCGGGCTTGATCAAGCTCAACTAGTTGTCTCCCAATGATTGGATATGTCAAGAGAAAAGGTACAATGCTCAAAGTGTTTTTTGGAGAAATCTAACTCACTCTTAtattgttacaggtatactcACATGGCACTCTCAGGACAACACAAGCACTGAAGCCATTGCATATTTGTGGTTTTTGCCTAAGTTTTATCAAAGATTAGTCAAGATACCTCGTCCCTCTAACTCCGGTTAGTAGTCAATTTAGTACTTATATACTCTTAAATTGTCAATATGCCATGTCATCATTTGTTCCCGCCCCCCTTTCAAAATTCCAACGTCCAATCATCACACTTTTTCAGAACCAACCCGACGTAAATGGAACGGTTTGTGTGCCAATGGGAATCGGTTCCTTCACCCACTTTTAAAACCCAACCgtaaatctctctctctctctctctcacacacacactcacTTTACTCTCAACACTCAAGCCTTCATTGTTCATATATTCTCACATTAAATCGACCATGTCAAACAAAGAAGCTTTATCTCCTAGTGTCTCAGAAGTCAATCCCTCACATTCCTCTCCCAAACAGCTTACTTCAACCAACCCACAAACAAGTTCATCATCTCCAACAGTTTCCCTTCCCAAAGAACCAAACCCTAAAACGTCTTCCCCAAAACCTGTTGGTTTCACTAGAACTCGTAAAAGCCAAATCCCAAAGAAGTTTATGCCTACTTCCACATCCTCTGAGAAACCCAATTCGGAAGGAAGCACTCATACTATGACGACCTTTCAATATCTTGAGGCATATGTGGAAACCACTGAGAAGGATGACGGTATGGAAGTGACAAGTCAAGGAGTGGAAACAGAGACTGCAATTGAAAGGGGGAACTTGAGGGAAGTTCTTCCAGGCTCAGGTAATCCaacttcttttgaaaatatggatgtttcTAGCGATTTCTTGGGTAAAAGTGTGGTAACGGGTGGTGAAACTGCTAAGGATAGCATAGACAATGTTGTTGCTACTTTACCTAGTAACAGTAGGGAGATGGAGACTGAGGAAGTGGGTGTTTCGACTCAGGAGGAAGAGAGTAGTTTAGGTCATACTGTGGTGAATGAGGGAGGTAGTCCCTCCGAAATAGCGTCTACAATTGCAAATTTCTTTGGAAAGAAACCACACGAAAGGAAAGCCTTGTTAatacctaattttcacctcataaaaagcctattttaattttcaaatttctcgagtccaagacggagtaagaatgcccttaaaaattaaattaattaattaaggatgcccttaaaaattaaattaattaattaaaaaatttaaaatcccgagaaaattacaaatttgacatttaattattattttcataaaaattagcAATTACAAGAatttacgagttatttactttcataaatataattcaaaaagaaaatacatatcCCCCTCCGTCTAACTcggaaaaattgttaattaatatgacgtatgaattacggctcattttgatcgcatttttcacatttttaaatattctccggaactatatcaatattagacTCGTCTTGAAGCTAATTTacgaattttaaattttaaattagccTAAAATAACTATTTCTATTTAGTTTATATCACTTAGTTATTATTGGTTTATATtaagaagggggggggggtttaattttaaaaaaacttggGAGAAGAATCTATTAAAATAAAAGGGGGAGGAAGTTTAACTTAATAAAcatccccccaccccccccccccccccccccccccccaccccacaatCGTTATTTGGCTTGACCACCCGACTCCTCTTCTCTCTTCAAGGAGAGATGGCAGCGATTTAGGGTTTGGTTTCGAGCTGCCATTAATGGCCAATTTTTGGTTGATTTCAACAATTTTTATGGGGTTTTTTATCCCCTCGTACTGGTTACAGTATTCCCCAGgttaatttttacattttacGTTCATTTTTATGCTTAATCAACCCTAAAGTAGGGTGTTACCCAAACCTTTTCAAATCTTGGGGATGCCATGGGCAGAGTCACGAACTTTTAGCCATCTTATGCTACCCAATATGTAATTGAAGGGGTTTTAGGGGAAATTCCCTATTTGAATATTCGGTTGGGTACTATTTTAGGATTTCTATCCTATTTGTACAATGTATACGTTGGATGTACTGTTTCCTTTGTCTTATTTGTGACTATGCATACTATCCTACTTTTTGCTGATTTATctgattttatttgaattttgagGATAAAAATTGGTTACATTTGGTAATATGTGTTGTTTTATGATTGGGGAATAGTACAATCATGGAGGGTCGAGAAATTTGGTCGAGTTATTataaaattgtgaaatttgttTTCGGGGGGGGGGGATCTTTTGGGGGAGGGAACCTAGagcttttctttatttttttttttttattcccaCTTATTATCCTATAATAGGGGGTGTTCATGAAAGAGATGGgggattctttttttttgggaaggCTACAAATATTCTACTGCTAAGGTTTGAGTCTTGGATAGTTTACCCCAAAAATATACCACTTATATACCTACATATATACCTATATtacgaaaagtatgatatatTACAATAAATTACCATAATATACAAGATATTACTCGAAAAATAATATACTACATCTTGAGAATCAAGGAGAAAAGGCTTGCAAAATGTTTTGAGTGATTGTTGTTGAAGCTTGATCCAATCTCCCCTTTGACCTTTATGTCGCCCGCTAAAAAGGTAATATTACTGTTTTAAGTCTACTTTAGTCTGTTATTTCAGTTCATATTGTTATTTATGTTGTTCGAATCACAATGTGCTTTTGGCTTGTGAAACTGTTTTAGTATGTAGAATGTGATATAGAGTTGTCTCGATGTATCTTATTCTTGTATAATAAGTGTGTTGAAGCTTTTAAAATGCTTTTCTGATTAGGAGGAGACCTATTCCATGCCTATGGTTACTGTTTTATTggtttttcctttgattttgaGGTGTTCAAGTTTGTTCGAGTTTTAAGGCTTTAATAGTGGTAGCTTTTGTTGTTTGAGGGATGAGATGCTTTGAATAGCCTGTATACATGATAAGGGCTTGTTTGTGTCCTGAATTTACTATTTCTTCGATTTTTAGTCTAAGGTTTTGATTTGATCATACAAGTCTGCTATGTGATTTCTGTGGAGTCTTGGTATAGTGTTAAAGGCTATGGAACTACTTTCTCtgatttttgttatgttgtCGTTAGTTTTATTGAGCTATGAAGGCTTGTGGTCTTGTTTGAGACTGTTTTGTATCTAAAGGGTAGTCATCTTAGCTGAAAACTATTTTGGGAGTTTAAAAGGAGAGTGATTTTCCCTTCTACTTGTTACTGATGGTCAAAGTTGTCTTAAAAATGACATGAGATGTCTTGAAAGGTTTGAGAGTCTTTAGGaagaaactaaaaaatatagtttttcaaaaaaaatgttggTAGGCTAGGCTTAGGTATGTTTGTGTTTCTTGTGAATCCCTTGTTGGTTTTAAGACTAAGGTTGGGAACCTGATGAGTGATTAATCTTGAAGTATCCTTTGAAGACTGTTGTGaacttaaaaaatgaatttagaaCTTGGAAATAGGTCCTGTGTGGTTCTGTGTTGCCTTGTATATTTTTGAACTAGAAGAGATCTAAAACTTTGCTTGTTGTGTTTGTGTTGAACCCATCTTCATAACCTGAGGATGTTGCTCTCAATATCTGCTACATGAAATTGTAAAAATGGCTCGTTTTTTACTAAGATGTTGACgaccttttttcttttacccTAAAAGTTGTTTGTCTGAACTCTGAGTGTTGATATGAGAACTTTCCTAGTTTTGAGAATCTCCAAAATAAACCTTAACTTTCTTGCTCTGGACTCTGAGACCTTGAAAGATGCTGAAAAGGAACTTATTGTTTTATGGTAACTATTTGTTTGACTTATACTGTGATTTGCCTTGTGAACCCTTTTAGCCATTTGAAATCTAAAGTTAACTTCTTTAAATTTGCTTAGTTGCATTATGATATTGTTAAGTTAGATACTTATTGAAAGAAAAGACCTAAGAGACTTGTAATTTGTcttgtaagttttttttttgcttttaaagaGCCTAGATGTCTGAACATGGTGTGATTGCAGATCTTGCTCTTTCTGGGAGTTTGTTAAGGGAAATAAGGAATAAGATGTGTAAGAAAGTTGTGTTCTTAACTTGAAACTGGAGTAACAGGTCTGGGGATGGCTAGTTTGTGGGTTTTGACTTGTTTGTGTCTTGTGGATCAGTGCTCTATCCCTCTATTGACTGCTTGTTTGTCATGTTCGTGTTGGTCTGCCATTAGCAACTTGTATTTGATACTTATATGGTTTACAGTCTGCTTGTTTCTCTTTGCCTAGTATGATCACATAATGGTCTAAGTGTAGGGATTTTAAGCTAAGGCTGAGGCAATTCCAAATGTTTGAGTGTGGTACTTGCTTTTGTGATACACCTCCCTCCTGTCATTTGCTTGTGTATTCtgagacccccccccccctccctccccccatATGTATTCTTGCTCCCTATTTGTTTTGTGATACACCTCTCTCCTGTCACTTGCTTGTGTTGTCTAGGATTGTCCCATGTGCATACTTGTTCCCTATTTGTTTTGTGATACATCTCCCTCGTGTCATTTGCTTGTGTTGTCTAGGATTGCCTTATGTGCATACTTGTTCCCTATTTGTTTGTGATACACCTCCCTCCTAACATTTGCTTATATAGTTTGAGACTGCCTATTATGCATTCTTGATCCCCTATTATGCATTCTTGATCCCTATTTGCTTGTTTTGAGACTGAACCATGACTGATACATTGTTGAAATACCTAAGGTAGTGTCATGTTCCTTCTTTAATGTTTTTGGAACTCCTGAACTATTAAATGCCTTTGTCTGAACTCCTCCCTTTGGCCATGTTTAGGGTCAACTATACTTGATGAACCTGCATACTTGTCCTTTGAGTATTTGAACTTGCTTAAAGTTAAAACTAGCCTAAAATAGCTCAGTACCCTATTGTTTGATTCTGTAACTTGCCTAAATGAGAAAtatgattaaaagatgacctctAGAAACTGATTTAAATCCCTCTTGGTTAAAATGAATTCTTTAGTCAGGTCAATCCTCTATCTTGCTTGTTGCTCATTGATTCTGTTGAAAGCTAAGTAGGACCtagtgttgattgttgttgaccaTTTGTACCTTATTCTTTGCACTGACTAATCTGATTGTTTTGCACCTCCtatttgttcattgttgttgctTGCTCCTATGCCACTTTGACACTCATATGACCATATAGTTTAAGTCATATGGCTTACACTTGTTGGGATATCTGTGTTACCTAGCTACtgtttttcttccttctttgaaTTATTTAAGTCAAGTCTTCATGAAACTTGTTCTTAGGGATGGTTTTAGAGTTTTTTGAGTTGAAGAATTCTTTGAAATCCTTATGACATTGACTAGATCACTTAGTAGTATTAATGAGAATTCTGGAGACTTGTTTGCTTTTAAAACCAACTAAAAGTCTAGGATCAagctaaaaaaattgaaatgtttggaagtttTGGGGCAGTTGTAGCCTTGGGAATAAAATTTGGTTAGATAAATGaagtgtatatcatgtatatggtGTTTTTCTCTCCTAAGTGTATATATTTGaggtatatcttgtgtataatGTGGTTCTTACACTTAGTTGGAAATCTGGAAAGGTTGTAGTTGGGCCTTTGATTCTGGGTTGCATCTCTTTTGGTCCTTTAGACCTCCTTGCGTGTTCTGCACTCAGTTTTGGGCCTTGCCTTGggcttttcttttatgatattgTTTATAGTTTGGGTTATTGATGAGGGCTTGGCCTAAGTCGATGTAATTAACTTTTTGTCTTTGTAATTTATTCAGTTCTTAGCTATGTTGAGTAGTATACTAATATTGTGCATACCCGTTTTGCTTTGTCCACTCAAACTCGTTGGTGGGCCCCAACGAGGCCTACCgacgtatctagatcgagtcaatcTCTCTTGAAGCATAGCATGGAACATACGTAACTTTGGGCCCTAAGGATACCTTGTTGCCTATTTATTTCtaattgggcttggtcggcccaatgcctttatctctttatttatGCATTTAAATTCGGCACTAgcgtatttatttgtttataaaTTGGAACCCTTAAGGTTATTCCACATTTAAAGTCGCATAAACTTGATTTTAAAACCACACAAAACTGATCTTGGAAACTTTGATATAGCTTGTAACTTCAAATGATTCGATTTAGTATAATTTGGACAAAAAATTATCAATTTAGTAAATAATGGACCGATTTGAATAATTTTAAGACCTCGTGGACCGGGTATGAATTTATGGACTATGCGGGTTATAGGAGTTATGGCCAGATTTGGACCAATATTCAAACTTGAGGGATTAATTTTAATTGGTTAGACTtaggctaaagaaaaatataatttggcTCAAACTTATAGAAggtagaaataaaaaatggactatatatatatatatatatatatatatatatatatatatatatatatatataaaatactaTACAAACTATATATTCAACCTATTTTCCTATACTTTAATGATTTTTTCAAAATCGTTTTTTGGGTGGACTTGCGTAGGatcctacttaggctaagagccttcgggtattagcctaagtgttctagtccgacaccccaaacgcccaattttgggtaaaattttaccacttttgattcttgaaacgtactattttgcataaatgactaataTTTGCTGAAATATTAAACAgaaactatttttatcacaaaccaatttatatctatatgaacATATTATTAGAACCCGTTGGTAAATCGCAATTGAGCGGAtacttaataccggggtgcctaacaccttccccgggggattaccagaacccttacccatactttggttagattaggattcttttaaaacttaaaccGCTTTAAATGAACCCATTTCgaactgattttcctaatttcctaaaaattaggtggcaactctataataagtccatttagagcaccatccacgtagaagtatattttttcctttttctcggtacgattgacaaccgtacttccccggaacacttttctttttaaatgaggcaagtgcaaatatgaATCGGGAAAAATATGACACACTACAAGCCTATTCAGAGGAGGAACCTGGTTTCTCTAACCATTCTGAGAAGGTTAACTCTGAAGGTAATAAAATAAACTCTGATGATGATGTTGTATTGAGAACTATATATAGGCAGAGGTCTGGGGGTGCTAAGTCgatgaaaaaaggggaaagCAGGAGAAAACATCTCGCGGATAGGAAGCCTGCTTCTAAACAAAGAAAGAGACCTCCTACCACAAGGCAGAAGTCTCAGGCAAGATTAGACTCTGCCTTACTGGTTAACAAAGAAAAGACTACTAGTAAGAGGTGGAGAAGAGTACATTTGGCAAATTTGAGTAAGTTGAGAGATGAAGACCAAGAGGTGATTGTTGTGTCTAACGGAGAAGAAGAGGATGAGGAAGCCACCTTGGTCAGGAAAAACTCCAAAAGTAGAAGAACATCAGTTGTTGTTGAGAAGAAAACTGTGGCTGAAGGTAGTGGTGAAAGTGAAAAGGAAGAAGCAGTGGCAGAGGGGAAGAAGGCGTCAAAATCccctaagaaaagaaaaaacggTGTTAGTAAGGAGGGAGGTTCctccaaaagaagaagagtCAGTATAGAAGGACCTGGTTcctcaaagaaaagaaagcaagaacTGGAGGAGGAAAGACAACACAATCTACAAGGGCAGAAAGTTTTACTGGGAAGAGTGATTGATCCAGAGATTGTTGGGCACAAAGCGTTAGAGAAATTAATGGAAGTGCTCAAATCTAAAAAATGGGAGCACCTAATGGAAGGTCCTGTAGTGGCTTATGAGAAAGAAGTAGCCGATTTCTTTATAAATCTTCGGTACACTAGTGACTACTCATTGGTTTACCAAGTTGGTGCAGTGGAGTTCACCCTCGATGAAGAGCAGCTGGGGACAATTCTTGGTGTTCCAATTGATGGAGTAAGTAGACTGGAGGAAGGAGACAAGGCTACTGCAGACTTCAAGCTTCACATAGTAAAAAGGGGAGAGCAAGTGACCACTGAGACCATATGTAAGAAACAAATGAAGTCTCAGTATCAGTTGCTCTTTGAGTTTGTGAACAAGGTCATGCTTCCTCGGACTGAGAAAAGGTGTATTGCTTCCAAGATGGACCTGGTCCTTATGGAAATTCTGGATGGTGGCCACTTGATCAGTCTGCCTGGAATAATGTTGCAGCACATGATAAAGGTGGTGGATGTCAAGGATGGTAAGCATAGTCTGCCCTACGGATTTTTTCTTACCAAAGTGTTTGAGCATTTCAAAGTGTCTACTAGTAAAGCCTCCAAAaggaccaagaaacaaatgttCTCTATGTCCATCCTGGAGGAGTGTGAATGTGTCCCAAAGAAGGGAGGAGCGGGAAACACATACACTATATCGGGTCTGAATGAAGCGAATGAGAAAATCTTAGCTGATGTTGAGAACACCCTGCTGAAGGCAGAAATCACCAGAATGAAATTGGAGGGACCTGGTCCCAGTGGTGATACAACGAAAGAATTTTCTGAGTTGTGAGAGGTTAATTCTAGTCTCATGAAGAAAGTTGCTGAGCTCCAGAAGCAAATCCTGGATAATCAAAAAGCTGCGGACGCTAGACTAGACATGATGAAGCTTTCAACCCTTCAAACCCTGATCTTCTATTCCGCTAAATTCCTGAACCTTTTCTTTGATATTGGCATTTTGACAATtattttagcatgtttgtgttgAATTGATTACTATGTTTTATACTAAAATATCATTCTGATTGGCAATTCTCTGatttttgcatatgttttcctTCATGTTGCTTTGCTGTTTCTGTTAGTATTCATGCTGAGTTGCCCAAATGGCCTGAGTTAATGTTTCTGAACTTCTTAATGTTTGTGTCAACTCTCATCTCTtttcaatgatgccaaaaggggggaagatgTGTTCGTTATTCGCAAAAGAAACCTAGTTCTCTAAATGAAAATGAGAATATTATATGCTACATGTTGTTGCGGTCAAATCTGCAGGGGGAACCTCGGTTCTCCGAGGAGCATCACTTACGagtttatcatcatcaaaaaggaggaaattgatgagttatgaCATTTCATAATTTTGATGATCGACATATACACCAGGGACTGGGTCCTTGATCAGGTCCCTTGGGCCACAACGTAATAGACAGATCATTGCAACGTCTCTATTTATATCACATGCCACTTACATGATCCTCACGTGATCTCATCGGTTCcctatataaacaacatgttgGCATTTGTTTGACCTAGCACTTAAAATTATATTCTTCTCGTTTTTGTTGAAAAGAGTAGTTGCCACTGTTTTCTCTGAGCTTTCAAGATCAAGACTAAATAACTCTAAGGACCGGTATCCCAAGACTGAAGATGTCTTAAGACCTAGGTTGTTTTAGTCTTTGTCTTTTGGTCTAAATATTGTAAACCTGCACTTCTTTTAAGAATGGGCTTTTGTAGGTGTTTGGTTTATTAAGTTTTTTGTGTAAAT contains:
- the LOC132048727 gene encoding uncharacterized protein LOC132048727, producing MNREKYDTLQAYSEEEPGFSNHSEKVNSEGNKINSDDDVVLRTIYRQRSGGAKSMKKGESRRKHLADRKPASKQRKRPPTTRQKSQARLDSALLVNKEKTTSKRWRRVHLANLSKLRDEDQEVIVVSNGEEEDEEATLVRKNSKSRRTSVVVEKKTVAEGSGESEKEEAVAEGKKASKSPKKRKNGVSKEGGSSKRRRVSIEGPGSSKKRKQELEEERQHNLQGQKVLLGRVIDPEIVGHKALEKLMEVLKSKKWEHLMEGPVVAYEKEVADFFINLRYTSDYSLVYQVGAVEFTLDEEQLGTILGVPIDGVSRLEEGDKATADFKLHIVKRGEQVTTETICKKQMKSQYQLLFEFVNKVMLPRTEKRCIASKMDLVLMEILDGGHLISLPGIMLQHMIKVVDVKDGKHSLPYGFFLTKVFEHFKVSTSKASKRTKKQMFSMSILEECECVPKKGGAGNTYTISGLNEANEKILADVENTLLKAEITRMKLEGPGPSGDTTKEFSEL